TGGAGGATGAACGCGGTCCGAGGAAGCGTGTTGTCTGCGTTCCCCTCGTCGGGCAGGTGGCGGCCGGCCAACCCCTGTTTGCGGAAGAAAACATTGAGGACACGCTCCCCCTGCCCGCCGACTTCACCAGCGGGGGTGAGTCGTTCCTCCTGAGGGTTCAGGGAGACAGTATGGTAAATGCCGGCATTCTTCACGGGGACTACGTGATCGTCAGGAGACAGTCTGACGCGGTGAACCGGGATATCGTGGTCGCCCTGCTGGGCGACGAGGCGACGGTAAAGAGGTTCTACACAGAGGGTGACAGTGTTAGACTGCAGCCGGAGAATGACTATATGGAGCCCATTCTCACTCGGGAGGTCCATGTTCTGGGAAAGGTTGTAGGGCTGTTAAGACGCCTGTAGTGACAGGCGCTGGGCTGCCAGGAGGCATGCCAGGATATTCTGCTCCCGGGCAAGGCCTCCCTGCATATAGACGGCAAAGGGCGGTCTCAAGGGGGCATCGGCCGACAATTCAAGTGTAGCGCCTTGCACAAAGGTGCCTGCTGCCATGACGACCTCGTGTTGATAGCCTGGCATCGCGCCGGGTTGAGGCTTGGCCATGGAATCCACGGGTGAGGCTTGTTGAACGGCTTCGCAGAAGGCCAAGAGGGCCGCGGGGCTTCCCAGCTTAATTGCCTGTATAATGTCACTGCGAGGCTCATCCCAGGCGGGGCACACATCAAAACCCAACTCTTGAAAGAATCTCCCCGCGAACACAGCCCCTTGAAGCGCCTCTCTCACGCT
The Bacillota bacterium DNA segment above includes these coding regions:
- the lexA gene encoding transcriptional repressor LexA: MNQLTRRQQQVLEFIRLSIKERGYPPSVREIGRALGLRSTSTVHAHLSKLRSAGYIDWDPDKPRTISLEDERGPRKRVVCVPLVGQVAAGQPLFAEENIEDTLPLPADFTSGGESFLLRVQGDSMVNAGILHGDYVIVRRQSDAVNRDIVVALLGDEATVKRFYTEGDSVRLQPENDYMEPILTREVHVLGKVVGLLRRL